In Streptomyces sp. SN-593, a single genomic region encodes these proteins:
- a CDS encoding DUF499 domain-containing protein yields the protein MNNRDRVYRMIDILGEGLLPFLEREMVKRQGDSWFEDAESEAREQGRQVGKNDPQFLLNLLQRYWSTYFRHLLPASARGFASELNAVRNQWAHGEKFTADDTLRALDTAERLLRAVHADPALVEEVRESRQTLHRQVTEEETKKAARRARAVPSVATEGLRPWREVLTPHPDVARGDFNASEFAADLWRVARGEGAAEYTEPEEFFQRTYLTDGLEELLSKSLRRISGDPNAAPVINLQTNFGGGKTHSMMALYHLYAPGLKVNRLPQDLQELIAAAPGGGLPGGTVHRAVLVGNELGIGQADVKPDGTVVNTMWGQLAWGLGGRQAYDIVAEADRTSTSPGTALLQSLIAAYAPCVILIDEWVQYAGPLLGNNNLPAGSFEAHFSFAQSLTEAVASVDGAQLLVSIPASATGEISDADQYDIGGENNRIALERLQNVVHRKADAWRPASSDESFEIVRRRLFQTPTSEVQAEINKVARLYTQFYGTEKREFPASCDTMDYERRIKSTYPIHPELFARLYEDWSTLPRFQRTRGVLRLMSTVIHALWRDQNQSPMIMPGDVPIHDTRVNQELTYYLEDRWKPIIDADVDGPDSTPASVDTEKPVLGQRGMSRRVARTVFMGSAPRVHAARKGLSDPHTRLGMAIPGEPLGNFRTALNALADRSTYLYGDGERHWYDTHANITRTAKDEANKLLDDVDKVWADVVRRLSVVQGVRGQFDAVHAAPLPASDIPDNDRARLVLLHPRFTHRSARDMPDTEALRFAQEALDQYRSSTRQHRNALVFLAPDRKEIEEVAEAVREYLGWKQVLTQHVQLDLTENQKTQARTRMEKAEETVNLRLGKAYRWVLVPEQVPGAKIEWVNFKVDLPAIDDAAIQVGDRLKRQGMLYVQQAPAVLHQRIVDALGQEWNRDGHISVGRLWELHTKYPYMNRLRDRAVLDQGIEDVLTHITWETDGFALATGQDPATGRYQGLVLPCRGGSFGQITDSSLLVRADLAAAQEAADLAAAAARHQEPADQDEDADDSTGSGQGAGGPSVSPRPGTPVPAPTPLPRVPTRFYAHALLDTEQYSKHATKYAFEILQHLEAIGADVEITVEIQATAPGGFPADKVRTLTENANTLKLQAQFEEE from the coding sequence GTGAACAACCGAGACCGTGTCTACCGCATGATCGACATCCTCGGGGAGGGGCTGCTGCCCTTCCTGGAACGGGAGATGGTCAAGCGACAGGGCGACAGCTGGTTCGAGGACGCGGAGAGCGAGGCCCGGGAACAGGGGAGACAGGTCGGCAAGAACGATCCGCAGTTCCTGCTGAACCTCCTCCAGCGCTACTGGAGCACCTACTTCCGGCATCTGCTCCCGGCGAGCGCCCGTGGGTTCGCCAGTGAGCTGAACGCCGTACGCAACCAGTGGGCGCACGGCGAGAAGTTCACCGCGGATGACACCCTGCGCGCGCTGGACACGGCGGAGCGGCTGCTGCGGGCCGTGCACGCGGACCCCGCCCTGGTCGAGGAGGTTCGCGAGTCCCGGCAGACGCTGCACAGGCAGGTGACGGAGGAGGAGACGAAGAAGGCGGCCCGTCGGGCGCGTGCCGTGCCGAGCGTGGCCACCGAGGGGCTGCGGCCCTGGCGTGAGGTGCTCACCCCGCACCCGGACGTCGCGCGCGGCGACTTCAACGCCTCCGAGTTCGCCGCCGACCTCTGGCGGGTGGCGCGCGGGGAGGGCGCCGCCGAGTACACCGAACCGGAGGAGTTCTTCCAGCGGACGTACCTCACCGATGGCCTTGAGGAACTGCTCTCCAAGTCGCTGCGACGGATCAGCGGTGACCCCAACGCCGCCCCCGTCATCAACCTCCAGACGAACTTCGGCGGCGGCAAGACGCACTCGATGATGGCGCTGTACCACCTGTACGCGCCGGGTCTGAAGGTGAACCGGCTGCCGCAGGACCTTCAGGAGCTGATCGCCGCCGCACCGGGTGGCGGTCTTCCCGGCGGAACGGTCCACCGGGCCGTGCTGGTCGGCAACGAACTCGGCATCGGGCAGGCCGACGTCAAACCCGACGGCACCGTCGTCAACACCATGTGGGGCCAGCTCGCCTGGGGGCTCGGTGGCAGGCAGGCTTACGACATCGTCGCCGAGGCCGACCGCACCAGCACCAGCCCCGGCACCGCCCTGCTCCAGAGCCTGATCGCCGCGTACGCGCCCTGCGTCATCCTCATCGACGAGTGGGTGCAGTACGCCGGTCCGCTGCTCGGCAACAACAATCTGCCCGCCGGATCCTTCGAGGCGCACTTCTCGTTCGCGCAGTCCCTCACCGAGGCCGTCGCCTCCGTCGATGGAGCCCAGCTGCTGGTGTCCATCCCGGCCTCCGCGACCGGTGAGATCAGCGACGCCGACCAGTACGACATCGGCGGGGAGAACAACCGCATCGCGCTGGAACGACTTCAGAACGTCGTCCACCGCAAGGCCGACGCCTGGCGGCCCGCCAGCTCCGACGAGTCCTTCGAGATCGTGCGCCGCCGTCTCTTCCAGACGCCCACCAGTGAGGTCCAGGCCGAGATCAACAAGGTGGCGCGGCTCTACACGCAGTTCTACGGCACCGAGAAGCGCGAGTTCCCGGCCAGCTGCGACACCATGGACTACGAGCGGCGCATCAAGTCGACGTACCCGATCCATCCGGAGCTGTTCGCGCGACTCTACGAGGACTGGTCGACGCTGCCCAGGTTCCAGCGCACCCGGGGCGTGCTGCGGCTGATGAGCACCGTCATCCACGCGCTGTGGCGCGACCAGAACCAGAGCCCCATGATCATGCCTGGTGACGTGCCCATACACGACACCCGTGTCAACCAGGAGCTGACGTACTACCTGGAGGACCGCTGGAAGCCGATCATCGACGCCGACGTCGACGGGCCGGACTCCACCCCGGCCTCCGTCGACACCGAGAAGCCCGTGCTCGGACAGCGCGGCATGAGCCGGCGGGTAGCCCGTACCGTCTTCATGGGCTCCGCGCCCCGCGTGCACGCCGCCCGCAAGGGCCTGTCCGATCCACACACCCGGCTCGGCATGGCCATCCCCGGTGAACCGCTGGGCAACTTCCGAACCGCGCTCAACGCCCTCGCCGACCGCTCCACCTACCTTTACGGCGACGGCGAACGCCACTGGTACGACACCCACGCCAACATCACCCGGACCGCCAAGGACGAGGCGAACAAGCTCCTCGACGATGTCGACAAGGTGTGGGCGGACGTGGTGCGCCGGCTCAGTGTGGTCCAGGGCGTACGCGGGCAGTTCGACGCCGTCCACGCGGCACCGCTGCCCGCGAGCGACATTCCGGACAACGACCGCGCCCGCCTGGTGCTGCTGCATCCCCGCTTCACCCACCGCAGTGCCAGGGACATGCCCGACACCGAGGCCCTGCGCTTCGCGCAGGAGGCTCTGGACCAGTACCGCTCCAGCACCCGGCAGCACCGCAATGCCCTCGTCTTCCTCGCCCCCGACCGCAAGGAGATCGAGGAGGTCGCGGAGGCCGTACGCGAGTACCTGGGCTGGAAGCAGGTCCTGACGCAGCACGTCCAGCTTGACCTGACCGAGAATCAGAAGACGCAGGCCAGAACTCGGATGGAGAAGGCCGAGGAGACGGTCAACCTCCGGTTGGGCAAGGCCTACCGCTGGGTGCTCGTCCCCGAGCAGGTCCCCGGCGCCAAGATCGAGTGGGTCAACTTCAAGGTCGACCTACCGGCCATCGACGACGCCGCCATCCAGGTCGGTGACCGCCTCAAGCGCCAGGGCATGCTCTACGTCCAGCAGGCCCCCGCCGTCCTGCACCAGCGGATCGTGGATGCGTTGGGCCAGGAGTGGAACCGGGACGGCCACATCAGCGTCGGCCGCCTGTGGGAACTGCACACCAAGTACCCGTACATGAACCGGCTGCGCGACCGCGCCGTTCTCGACCAGGGCATCGAGGACGTCCTCACTCACATCACCTGGGAGACTGACGGCTTCGCCCTCGCCACCGGCCAAGACCCCGCCACCGGCCGCTACCAGGGGCTCGTCCTGCCCTGCCGGGGTGGCTCCTTCGGTCAGATCACCGACTCCTCCCTGCTGGTGCGGGCCGATCTTGCCGCCGCCCAGGAGGCCGCCGACCTGGCGGCCGCCGCCGCCAGGCACCAGGAACCGGCCGATCAGGACGAGGACGCCGACGACAGCACCGGCTCCGGTCAGGGCGCCGGCGGACCGTCGGTGTCGCCCCGCCCCGGCACCCCGGTTCCGGCGCCGACCCCGCTGCCCCGAGTCCCGACCCGCTTCTACGCCCACGCCCTGCTGGACACCGAGCAGTACAGCAAGCACGCCACGAAGTATGCCTTCGAGATCCTCCAGCACCTCGAAGCCATCGGGGCCGATGTCGAGATCACGGTCGAGATCCAGGCGACCGCGCCCGGCGGCTTCCCGGCGGACAAGGTGCGCACCCTCACCGAAAACGCCAACACCCTCAAACTGCAAGCCCAGTTCGAGGAGGAGTAG
- a CDS encoding DUF397 domain-containing protein, whose translation MNKRVDLTNATWAKSEMSDAGNNCLEVAFVDGVVALRDSVDVGDPDAKVLIISEKDYELFTRSVRDGQRDLLLP comes from the coding sequence ATGAACAAGAGGGTCGATCTCACCAACGCCACCTGGGCCAAGAGCGAGATGTCCGATGCCGGCAACAACTGCCTGGAGGTCGCCTTCGTGGACGGGGTGGTGGCGCTGCGCGACTCCGTGGACGTGGGCGACCCCGACGCCAAGGTGCTGATCATCTCCGAGAAGGACTACGAACTCTTCACCCGGAGCGTCCGCGACGGCCAGCGCGACCTCCTCCTCCCCTGA
- a CDS encoding helix-turn-helix domain-containing protein has protein sequence MAEARPNVHRRRLGSALRSLRTAAGLGMEEAADRLGLAGKPALSKIENGKQRVSGLGLTAFFEIYGVDSDETRTKIKAMASLAAPGKRTNLLDEYKEVIQTDEFEDFLHLEGMASKAESYLTMVPGLLQTREYAASVVERSQQWPSKREMTRFVDLRIARQAVLAREAPLHVSCVLDEAALRRVVGGPEVMRAQLQRLLDVTEEYAHVELQVLPLGVGAHAGMNGSFRLLHFPAGPPVAVVETMTTSLYLEEDGDVGRYESALEFLRAQSLDGPASRRLIHELIKDCCT, from the coding sequence ATGGCGGAAGCAAGGCCCAACGTGCACCGACGCAGGCTCGGATCGGCCCTGCGGTCCCTGCGGACAGCCGCGGGGCTCGGGATGGAGGAGGCGGCGGACCGGCTCGGTCTCGCGGGGAAACCCGCGCTGAGCAAGATCGAGAACGGGAAGCAGCGCGTCTCCGGTCTCGGGCTGACGGCCTTCTTCGAGATCTACGGCGTCGACTCCGACGAGACCCGCACGAAGATCAAGGCGATGGCGTCCCTCGCCGCCCCGGGCAAGCGGACGAACCTGCTGGACGAGTACAAGGAAGTCATCCAGACCGACGAGTTCGAGGACTTCCTGCACCTCGAAGGGATGGCGTCGAAGGCAGAGTCCTACCTGACCATGGTGCCCGGCCTGCTCCAGACGAGGGAGTACGCGGCCTCCGTCGTGGAGCGGAGCCAGCAGTGGCCGTCGAAGCGCGAGATGACCCGCTTCGTGGACCTCCGCATCGCCCGGCAGGCAGTGCTCGCCCGCGAGGCGCCCCTCCATGTGTCCTGCGTGCTCGACGAGGCGGCGCTACGACGTGTGGTCGGCGGCCCGGAGGTGATGCGCGCGCAGCTCCAACGGCTCCTGGACGTGACCGAGGAATACGCCCACGTGGAGTTGCAGGTACTGCCCCTCGGCGTCGGCGCCCACGCGGGCATGAACGGCTCCTTCCGGCTGCTGCACTTCCCGGCGGGGCCGCCGGTTGCCGTCGTCGAGACGATGACAACCTCCCTCTACCTGGAGGAAGATGGGGACGTGGGCAGGTACGAGTCGGCCCTCGAGTTCCTCCGCGCCCAGTCTCTCGACGGCCCGGCGTCGCGCCGCCTCATCCACGAGTTGATCAAGGACTGCTGCACATGA
- a CDS encoding helix-turn-helix domain-containing protein, whose amino-acid sequence MTGSSGRGRVDYEGLSAREWYASELACLRQKSGMTLVQLAVKCRYEQSYLHRLERGQRLGTVEAAAALDRVYGTGELLVKLWHLAKRETKDRPFMGLAPLEADAAGIQEYAVSVVPDLLQTRAYAEEQLRAARPGSPEKLDARVAARLARQERLAEPDPLHYRALIDEAVLRRKSRDPRTWTAQLEHLIEVAQRPDVSLHVVPFGAGPHQIGSSLELIYFHDGHSVAYAQGGSNGHLVEEPEDVEPLRLAYDLLRDSALSPTESLTFLRALLDDHVANAPWTPPEPSPDGQSPEGDGQHRK is encoded by the coding sequence ATGACCGGCAGCAGCGGCAGGGGCAGGGTGGACTACGAGGGGTTGTCGGCGCGGGAGTGGTACGCGAGCGAACTGGCCTGTCTGCGGCAGAAGTCGGGGATGACGCTGGTGCAGCTCGCGGTGAAGTGCCGTTACGAGCAGTCGTACCTGCACCGGTTGGAGCGGGGACAGCGTCTGGGCACCGTGGAAGCCGCAGCGGCGCTGGACCGGGTGTACGGGACCGGCGAACTCCTGGTCAAGCTGTGGCACTTGGCGAAGCGGGAGACGAAGGACCGCCCGTTCATGGGGCTCGCGCCCTTGGAGGCGGACGCGGCCGGTATCCAGGAGTACGCGGTCAGCGTGGTGCCGGACCTGCTCCAGACCCGCGCCTACGCGGAGGAGCAACTGCGTGCCGCCCGCCCGGGGAGCCCGGAGAAGCTGGATGCCCGGGTGGCGGCGCGGCTGGCCCGCCAGGAACGGCTCGCCGAGCCGGATCCGCTGCACTACCGGGCGCTGATCGACGAGGCGGTGCTGCGGCGCAAGTCGCGCGACCCGCGGACCTGGACAGCGCAGCTTGAGCACCTGATCGAGGTGGCCCAACGCCCCGACGTCTCGCTGCACGTGGTGCCGTTCGGAGCCGGACCGCACCAGATCGGCAGCTCGCTGGAACTGATCTACTTCCACGACGGCCACAGCGTTGCCTACGCGCAAGGCGGCTCGAACGGCCACCTCGTCGAGGAGCCCGAGGACGTCGAGCCGCTGCGCCTGGCCTACGACCTGCTGCGCGACAGCGCCCTGTCCCCGACGGAGTCGCTGACGTTCCTCCGCGCCCTCCTCGACGACCACGTCGCAAACGCCCCCTGGACCCCGCCGGAGCCCAGTCCGGACGGTCAGAGTCCGGAAGGCGACGGGCAGCACCGCAAGTGA
- a CDS encoding methyltransferase domain-containing protein, with product MTRSTRDDGRPSSAELGRLLVEKGALTPDWGPAFAAVPRTGFLPEVMWPHDRDTGRATAVSRTDDPDAWHAYADSDVPIVTQWDDGEHQGAEPGVVFTSSSSMPGLVFSMLADLDVRPGQRVLEIGAGTGWNAALLAHRLGAENVVTVEVDPAVARSAREALRRAGYGEVEVVTGDGLLGHPPRAPYARVIATVGLRGGLMTWVRQTTPGGVILVPWGTYYGFSEATARLVVAEDGRSASGRFTQPVNFMRLRSQRFAYPRHSAYVPAGAASGASTSTTRITEAELLPDSTAVVEFALGLRVRDCTHVADRKREGRRPVWFYGLTDRSWAVVVFRDDRGTATVHQSGPRRLWDEVEAAYRWWEDRGRPGFPRFGLTVSAAGEDAWLDSPLNLVAPAAGPA from the coding sequence GTGACACGATCGACACGGGACGACGGGCGGCCCAGTTCCGCGGAGTTGGGCCGTCTCCTGGTGGAGAAGGGCGCCCTGACGCCCGACTGGGGACCCGCGTTCGCGGCCGTGCCGAGGACCGGCTTCCTTCCGGAGGTGATGTGGCCCCACGACCGGGACACCGGCAGGGCCACCGCGGTCTCCAGGACCGACGACCCCGATGCCTGGCACGCGTACGCCGACTCCGACGTGCCCATCGTCACCCAGTGGGACGACGGCGAGCACCAGGGAGCCGAGCCGGGCGTGGTGTTCACGTCCTCGTCGTCCATGCCCGGTCTGGTCTTCTCCATGCTCGCCGATCTCGACGTCCGTCCAGGGCAGCGCGTCCTGGAGATCGGAGCGGGCACCGGATGGAACGCCGCTCTGCTCGCCCACCGGCTGGGCGCGGAGAACGTCGTGACCGTGGAGGTGGACCCCGCCGTGGCGCGGTCCGCTCGGGAAGCGCTGCGCCGTGCCGGGTACGGGGAGGTGGAGGTCGTCACGGGAGACGGGCTGCTGGGCCACCCGCCTCGCGCGCCGTACGCGCGGGTGATCGCCACCGTCGGCCTGCGCGGCGGGCTGATGACCTGGGTACGGCAGACCACTCCGGGGGGAGTGATCCTGGTGCCCTGGGGGACCTACTACGGCTTCAGCGAGGCCACCGCCCGCCTCGTGGTCGCAGAGGACGGCCGGTCGGCGTCCGGCCGTTTCACCCAGCCGGTGAACTTCATGCGGCTGCGGTCACAGCGCTTCGCGTACCCGCGGCACAGTGCGTACGTACCGGCGGGGGCGGCCAGTGGTGCGAGCACATCGACCACGCGGATCACGGAAGCGGAACTCCTGCCCGACAGCACCGCCGTGGTGGAGTTCGCCCTCGGTCTGCGCGTCCGGGACTGCACCCACGTCGCCGACCGCAAACGGGAGGGCAGGCGCCCCGTCTGGTTCTACGGCCTCACCGACAGATCATGGGCTGTCGTCGTCTTCCGCGACGATCGTGGGACGGCCACCGTCCACCAGTCCGGACCCCGGCGCCTGTGGGACGAGGTGGAGGCCGCTTACCGGTGGTGGGAGGACCGGGGCCGGCCCGGCTTCCCACGGTTCGGCCTCACGGTGTCGGCCGCCGGGGAGGACGCCTGGCTGGACAGCCCGCTCAACCTCGTGGCCCCGGCCGCGGGTCCTGCGTGA